A stretch of the Aegilops tauschii subsp. strangulata cultivar AL8/78 chromosome 4, Aet v6.0, whole genome shotgun sequence genome encodes the following:
- the LOC109785052 gene encoding uncharacterized protein: MDDDIDSSCSTPFASAPSSPGRSPAIFGGGGGGYFFSAPASPIHHLLFSSSSAAAGAPNGGGYGGLGDAEFEFGGPGEHMISADELFQNGQIRPLTLSPLPDLDPDSDEDGSERRHGPARGREPTFRSGSVHRRARSMSPMRSPSPRLKLLGALVPAPDLGSVSLSTGAQDAPPPVTASSRSSSSSSTSSSSSSSSARGSRRWVILKDMLLHRSKSEPGSAHAHEAPAAAAKPEKAWQFSPSWASRDKVIAKLRGARPSPQSETGAAASGGVGEGDESRTTRGQGRSKGRRRSTTVAAAHERLYAAPNRAQAEEMRRRTFLPYRQGVLGCLGFSSRGYGALRGFSKTLSPVFSR, translated from the coding sequence ATGGACGACGACATCGACAGCTCCTGCTCCACCCCTTTCGCCAGCGCGCCGTCCAGCCCCGGCCGTTCCCCTGCcatcttcggcggcggcggcggcggctatttTTTCAGTGCACCGGCCAGCCCCATCCACCACCTGCTGTTCTCGTCTTCCTCGGCTGCCGCTGGTGCCCCTAATGGCGGCGGGTACGGCGGACTAGGTGACGCGGAGTTCGAGTTCGGCGGCCCTGGCGAGCACATGATCTCTGCTGACGAGCTCTTCCAGAACGGCCAGATCCGGCCGCTCACCCTGTCCCCGCTCCCGGATCTCGACCCCGACAGCGACGAAGATGGCAGCGAACGGCGCCACGGCCCCGCGCGCGGCCGCGAGCCCACGTTCCGGAGCGGCTCCGTGCACCGCCGCGCCCGGTCGATGTCCCCGATGCGCAGCCCGTCCCCGCGGCTCAAGCTGCTCGGTGCGCTCGTCCCCGCGCCGGATCTTGGCTCCGTGTCCCTTTCGACCGGGGCGCAGGATGCCCCGCCGCCGGTCACCGCCTCGTCGcgctcctcgtcgtcctcgtcgacctcctcctcctcgtcctcgtcgtCCGCCCGCGGGTCCCGGCGGTGGGTGATCCTCAAGGACATGCTCCTCCACCGCAGCAAAAGCGAGCCCGGCAGCGCCCATGCGCACGAAGCCCctgcggccgccgccaagccggAGAAGGCATGGCAGTTCTCGCCTTCGTGGGCGTCGAGGGACAAGGTCATCGCGAAGCTGCGCGGGGCGAGGCCGTCACCGCAATCGGAGACGGGAGCGGCGGCCAGTGGTGGCGTCGGTGAGGGCGACGAATCCCGGACGACGCGGGGTCAGGGCAGGTCCAAGGGTCGGCGGCGCTCAACGACGGTGGCGGCCGCGCACGAGAGGCTTTACGCGGCGCCGAACAGGGCGCAAGCGGAGGAGATGCGGCGGCGGACGTTCCTGCCGTACCGGCAGGGCGTGCTCggctgcctcggcttcagctccCGCGGCTACGGCGCGCTCCGCGGGTTCTCCAAAACCCTCAGCCCCGTCTTCTCTCGGTAA